AAGGCCGGGCAGGTGACGAAGAGGTGGTAGTGGCCGGAGATCCAGCTGCCGACCTTCCACCGGACGCGGCCGTCGATCTTGACCTGGAGGATGAGGTACTCCGCCGCGACGTCCTTGGCGAGGGCGTCGCCGAGGTAGGGCGCGAAGGGGACGTCCGGGCCGGAGAGCACCGGCGACCagacgtcgacgtcgccgtggcCCTGGTACACCggcgggagcgaggcggcgagcgTGATCTGCTGGTACTTGTAGGAGGCGTAGACGTCGAGGCGGTCGTAGTAGACGCCGACGCGGTCATTGGGGTTGCGGGAGGCGACGGTGACCTggagggcggtggagaggaCGCCGGAGGTGGAGGAATTGGAGAGGTCGAGCTGGCGGAGCGTGGCGTCCTGGAGGAAGAAGCGAGGGTGGGTGGGGCGGAGCACGAGGTAGACGATGAGCGCGATGATGGCCACGATCAGGGCGAGGCCGAAGAGGATCGTCAGCAGC
The nucleotide sequence above comes from Oryza glaberrima chromosome 11, OglaRS2, whole genome shotgun sequence. Encoded proteins:
- the LOC127754242 gene encoding NDR1/HIN1-like protein 1, which produces MGKDCGNHGDDDIRQACRRLLTILFGLALIVAIIALIVYLVLRPTHPRFFLQDATLRQLDLSNSSTSGVLSTALQVTVASRNPNDRVGVYYDRLDVYASYKYQQITLAASLPPVYQGHGDVDVWSPVLSGPDVPFAPYLGDALAKDVAAEYLILQVKIDGRVRWKVGSWISGHYHLFVTCPAFFIASGGNGYPGANGLKFQTATYCRVEV